From one Flavobacterium kingsejongi genomic stretch:
- a CDS encoding response regulator transcription factor, whose amino-acid sequence METGTAQEKITLAFINDKSPIIDAIYNDLTALGNEILFRSENIQDGLLQLSALKTLPKICVIDLDFYNKNVLAQLHELNAKYPTIKLIAHSDIDADKVAKSLLELGFSSYLLIGSDTEDFKKVIEKCI is encoded by the coding sequence ATGGAAACTGGTACAGCACAAGAAAAAATTACCCTAGCTTTTATTAATGACAAAAGCCCGATTATTGATGCGATATACAATGACCTTACTGCTTTAGGCAATGAAATATTGTTCCGTTCGGAGAATATACAAGATGGATTACTTCAATTATCAGCACTGAAAACGCTTCCTAAAATTTGCGTAATTGACCTTGATTTTTATAACAAAAATGTGCTGGCACAACTTCATGAATTGAATGCGAAATATCCAACTATAAAACTAATTGCCCATAGCGATATTGATGCAGATAAAGTGGCAAAGTCTCTTTTAGAACTTGGGTTTTCAAGTTATTTACTGATTGGTAGCGATACCGAAGATTTTAAAAAAGTGATTGAGAAGTGCATTTAA
- a CDS encoding DUF6035 family protein, whose translation MGRHDRSIKIAFNKTSGEILDADKVFDITKDAFQIRRKYHEKNLELSCCECEQDLMVSGSKYDRLHFKHKPGHDFCILADGKLSPYDHEKLTAILKAKESDRHKELKNKIGVLLKIVSGVDLNTIQIDNKFIVKDNEKRRPDVYCKYQDKELVFEIQLSDLSLGYILSRQNFYKKHGMYLIWILDNFDIHNQGTLERDIKYLAKYENFFKLDEKSETLKLDCDYKFPFLTDDNKLLTKWLNNSVTLNELKFDSEVFQVYFYNYGDNKIKTETLQKQKVEELKEAERKRREQVKLENAEKTAKKIITKIADFRKKKSQNFDIISIEIEELDDFELGILNKTLDLRGKSKSPLIKWIDEATQDDVVFLSFILKTNNIELDIYSTENGRTPLQALFENENIHKTMPALYLFKTGYRLTENDKLTLSKFKDEQKITEENFHIFNFCNNLKDRNLVSDVVRFSKLLFIVETVRKEQMVWYNYTKGNVWVSFANNAIQSYSEYWEYVELVFKRFGFWDKLIQLDKKGTFQKKVEQFYSKMPRQKYDFDEVFNDLYPKDGI comes from the coding sequence ATGGGACGACACGACCGCTCAATAAAAATTGCGTTTAACAAAACATCGGGAGAAATTCTTGATGCAGACAAAGTGTTTGACATAACCAAAGACGCATTTCAAATTAGAAGAAAATATCACGAAAAAAATCTTGAACTTTCTTGTTGCGAATGTGAACAAGATTTAATGGTTTCAGGTAGTAAGTATGACAGACTTCATTTTAAGCATAAACCGGGACACGATTTTTGTATTTTAGCAGATGGAAAACTTTCTCCGTACGACCACGAAAAATTAACCGCAATTCTAAAAGCCAAAGAAAGCGACAGACACAAAGAACTGAAAAACAAAATTGGCGTACTTTTAAAAATCGTATCAGGCGTTGATTTAAACACTATTCAAATTGACAACAAGTTTATCGTCAAAGACAACGAGAAAAGAAGACCAGATGTTTATTGCAAATATCAAGACAAAGAACTTGTATTTGAAATTCAACTTTCTGATTTATCGCTTGGCTACATTCTAAGTCGTCAAAACTTTTATAAAAAACACGGAATGTATCTAATTTGGATACTTGACAACTTTGATATACACAATCAAGGGACTTTAGAACGAGATATAAAATATTTAGCCAAGTATGAAAACTTTTTCAAACTTGACGAAAAATCAGAAACACTTAAACTTGATTGCGATTACAAGTTCCCTTTCCTCACAGACGACAACAAATTGCTAACGAAATGGCTCAATAACTCTGTTACATTGAATGAACTAAAATTTGACAGCGAAGTTTTTCAAGTGTATTTCTACAATTATGGCGACAACAAAATAAAAACGGAAACACTTCAAAAACAAAAGGTCGAAGAATTAAAAGAAGCCGAAAGAAAAAGACGTGAACAAGTAAAACTTGAAAATGCAGAAAAAACGGCAAAAAAAATAATTACTAAAATTGCAGATTTCCGAAAAAAGAAATCTCAAAATTTTGACATTATTTCAATTGAAATTGAAGAATTGGACGATTTTGAACTCGGTATTCTAAACAAAACATTGGACTTAAGAGGAAAAAGTAAATCGCCTTTAATTAAATGGATTGACGAAGCAACACAAGACGATGTTGTTTTTCTTAGTTTCATTTTAAAAACGAATAACATTGAGCTTGATATATATTCTACAGAAAATGGCAGAACACCTTTACAAGCTTTATTCGAAAATGAGAATATTCACAAAACTATGCCTGCATTGTATTTATTTAAAACAGGTTACAGACTAACCGAAAATGATAAATTAACATTGTCTAAATTTAAAGATGAACAGAAAATAACAGAAGAAAATTTTCACATTTTCAATTTTTGTAATAATCTGAAAGATAGAAACCTTGTTTCAGATGTTGTTCGTTTTTCAAAATTACTTTTTATTGTGGAAACTGTACGAAAAGAACAAATGGTCTGGTACAATTATACGAAAGGCAATGTATGGGTTTCATTCGCCAATAATGCTATTCAAAGTTACAGTGAATATTGGGAGTATGTTGAATTAGTCTTTAAGCGTTTTGGATTTTGGGACAAACTAATTCAACTTGACAAAAAAGGAACTTTTCAAAAAAAGGTTGAACAGTTTTACTCGAAGATGCCAAGACAAAAATATGATTTTGACGAAGTTTTTAACGACCTTTATCCAAAAGATGGAATATGA
- a CDS encoding PRTRC system ThiF family protein → MNIAKQKIHFTDSDLINPTNPILVNLIGAGGTGSKVLTALMEMNHSLIELGHAGLQIRLWDDDLITQANLGRQRFAESEIGLYKSVALINRANRFSGTNWKAETIKFEKDCLDKLPENVGASIYISCVDSVRARFEIADILKMLNNGKAYSNRPRYWLDFGNSQHTGQVLISTIGTIQQPNSEKYETVASLPFVTDEFAELLKQSEEQDDTPSCSLAEALEKQDLFINSSLAQMGCSLLWNLFRYGMSEYRGFFHNLKDFNTHPIKVA, encoded by the coding sequence ATGAATATAGCTAAACAAAAAATACATTTTACGGATAGCGATTTAATCAATCCGACCAATCCGATTTTAGTAAATTTAATTGGTGCAGGTGGCACAGGTTCAAAGGTTTTGACTGCATTGATGGAAATGAACCACAGTTTAATTGAGTTGGGACACGCAGGATTACAAATCCGCCTTTGGGATGATGATTTAATTACCCAAGCAAATTTGGGCAGACAGCGTTTTGCAGAATCTGAAATTGGATTGTACAAATCCGTTGCACTAATTAACAGAGCCAACCGATTTTCGGGAACAAATTGGAAAGCAGAAACGATAAAATTTGAAAAAGACTGTTTGGATAAATTGCCCGAAAATGTAGGTGCAAGTATTTATATTTCTTGTGTAGATAGCGTAAGAGCAAGATTTGAGATTGCGGACATTTTAAAAATGCTGAACAACGGTAAAGCCTATTCCAACCGCCCACGTTATTGGTTAGATTTTGGCAATAGTCAACACACAGGGCAAGTGCTAATATCTACAATAGGAACTATCCAACAACCCAATTCCGAGAAATACGAAACGGTGGCAAGCCTGCCATTTGTTACCGATGAATTTGCAGAACTACTGAAACAGTCCGAAGAACAGGACGACACGCCAAGTTGTTCACTTGCCGAAGCATTAGAAAAACAGGATTTATTTATCAATTCATCTTTGGCACAAATGGGATGTTCCCTGCTCTGGAATTTGTTCCGTTATGGAATGTCAGAATACAGGGGGTTTTTCCACAATCTGAAAGATTTTAATACCCACCCGATAAAAGTCGCCTGA
- a CDS encoding PRTRC system protein B, whose translation MNNLNDITENFGTLYFPKSALVFYETKGTNTDSYVEHFDMDRNGNPINAHLLTVKEANVLAKSLQTDEEKNKAFLKPKGILPTNILHINPSEKGTVLWYTKAQQRQLYFVNGLGIPNGKAQVPPMLWFASKNSLSVFALKSDRRPTEKTLLHYAPFFNVYENGNVCMGTVNIDIQNSASVEEFIQAWESYFFNSYFSHLLGNYNPINGNCVTVWKNLIGTDKAFPKEVLKPNNKTLKNLL comes from the coding sequence ATGAATAACCTAAACGACATCACGGAGAATTTTGGAACATTATATTTTCCAAAATCTGCTTTGGTTTTTTATGAAACCAAAGGAACAAATACCGATAGCTACGTGGAGCATTTCGATATGGACAGAAATGGAAATCCAATAAATGCGCATCTTTTGACGGTAAAAGAAGCCAATGTATTGGCAAAATCATTACAGACCGACGAAGAAAAGAACAAAGCTTTTTTAAAACCTAAAGGAATTTTGCCAACCAACATTCTGCACATCAATCCGAGTGAAAAAGGTACGGTACTTTGGTACACCAAGGCACAGCAAAGGCAATTGTATTTTGTAAATGGTTTGGGTATTCCGAACGGAAAAGCACAAGTACCGCCAATGCTTTGGTTTGCCAGTAAAAATAGTCTTTCAGTTTTTGCTTTGAAAAGCGACAGAAGACCCACAGAAAAAACGCTTTTGCATTACGCACCATTTTTCAATGTGTATGAAAACGGCAACGTTTGTATGGGAACGGTAAATATTGATATTCAAAATTCGGCATCCGTGGAGGAATTTATACAAGCTTGGGAAAGCTATTTTTTCAATAGCTATTTCAGTCATTTATTGGGAAATTACAATCCGATAAACGGAAATTGTGTAACCGTTTGGAAAAACCTAATTGGTACAGATAAAGCCTTCCCGAAAGAGGTATTGAAACCGAATAACAAAACACTTAAAAATCTTTTGTGA
- a CDS encoding PRTRC system protein C, with protein MLLATQLERIFILKDKGQDIKLTDPEPRWSVEAVMNFYANMYPILTTAKISAPQIKDDAVEYKFESVMGTKG; from the coding sequence ATGTTATTAGCAACGCAATTAGAACGAATTTTTATACTCAAAGATAAAGGACAAGACATCAAACTGACCGACCCCGAACCACGTTGGAGTGTGGAAGCCGTGATGAATTTTTACGCCAATATGTACCCGATTTTGACAACGGCAAAAATATCTGCACCGCAAATAAAAGACGATGCCGTAGAGTACAAATTTGAGAGCGTAATGGGTACAAAAGGTTAA
- a CDS encoding PRTRC system protein E: protein MNTNFFNQIQQLDFTGVLQLNISKGAENNLIVSVMLNNEQCGDNAKNLIPPLIFNATPQEFDDGFFEQITAPIQTVSGLMVDMEKFLKQLEEVKKQSAMEKEKADKQKKEQEAKDKKFKDGMAKADELEKECKFREAWMKVPDIIEFPEKADEIRKRKNALSDKFATPSLFGETEVEKPEPQQEEKVFDDYPIDETDEDEQNY, encoded by the coding sequence ATGAACACTAATTTTTTTAATCAGATACAGCAGTTGGACTTTACAGGAGTTTTACAACTGAACATTTCAAAAGGAGCAGAAAATAACCTAATCGTATCGGTTATGCTCAACAACGAACAATGCGGAGATAACGCCAAAAACCTAATTCCGCCATTGATATTTAACGCTACACCGCAGGAGTTTGATGATGGTTTTTTTGAGCAAATAACTGCACCTATCCAAACCGTTTCGGGTTTAATGGTAGATATGGAAAAATTCTTAAAACAATTGGAAGAAGTCAAAAAGCAATCGGCTATGGAGAAAGAAAAAGCCGATAAACAGAAGAAAGAGCAGGAAGCCAAAGACAAGAAGTTCAAAGACGGAATGGCAAAAGCTGATGAATTGGAGAAGGAATGCAAATTCCGTGAAGCGTGGATGAAAGTACCCGATATAATAGAGTTTCCCGAAAAAGCAGACGAGATACGCAAACGTAAAAATGCACTATCTGACAAGTTTGCAACACCGAGCCTTTTTGGAGAAACCGAAGTAGAAAAACCCGAACCACAGCAAGAGGAAAAGGTTTTTGATGATTATCCTATTGATGAAACAGACGAGGACGAACAAAATTATTAA
- a CDS encoding molybdenum ABC transporter ATP-binding protein yields the protein METKIIAIKFVRYDVPELETLQFAKVYLLRKKLNKGEKMNRAEKNWLADSVNRNAYFKRAVPLMGYRFGFEDVLKTYVVKQYGNWSEYNAPDKTSLKSIVYGRIDQIAEISN from the coding sequence ATGGAAACTAAAATAATTGCCATCAAGTTTGTCCGCTATGATGTACCCGAATTGGAAACCCTACAATTTGCAAAGGTTTATCTATTGAGAAAGAAACTGAACAAAGGCGAAAAAATGAACAGAGCGGAAAAGAATTGGCTTGCAGATTCAGTAAACCGAAATGCCTACTTCAAAAGAGCCGTTCCCTTAATGGGTTATCGGTTTGGGTTTGAGGATGTTTTGAAAACCTATGTAGTAAAACAATACGGCAATTGGTCAGAATATAATGCCCCCGACAAAACAAGCCTTAAAAGTATTGTGTATGGCAGGATTGACCAAATAGCAGAAATCAGTAATTAA
- a CDS encoding DUF932 domain-containing protein, which yields MAHNINFNERTGRYSFFSVQQKAWHGLGQIVEQYPTSEEAIKHAGLDYEVVKSPLFTKGSGIIETTNGIEIGSNELEVPNYFANIRTDNNAVLGVVGKDYHIVQNREAFNFFDVIVGGGEGILYETAGALGNGERIFITAKLPDYIRVGNGDDVTEKYIFLTTSHDGSGSITAAFTPVRIVCQNTLNASLRSMTNVVRIKHTSGAKQRIENAHKIMGLANTLSNQLEDIFNEWASVKVTDQEVKKLIQLALCPNKETLDLIKKGAEDEISTLFKNTVDDAFSYAMISETQQMDTTKGTLFGAYNAVTGYYQNVRNYKNDEAKLQSIVLGGTAQLKSQKAFELCTAFATDGAEVLNLN from the coding sequence ATGGCACATAATATCAATTTCAACGAAAGAACAGGACGTTATTCATTCTTTAGCGTACAACAAAAAGCGTGGCACGGTTTGGGGCAAATCGTAGAGCAATACCCAACGAGCGAGGAAGCTATCAAACACGCAGGGTTAGATTACGAAGTTGTAAAATCCCCATTATTTACCAAAGGTTCGGGGATTATCGAAACGACAAACGGCATTGAGATAGGCAGTAACGAATTGGAAGTTCCTAATTATTTCGCCAACATACGCACGGATAACAACGCAGTATTAGGTGTAGTTGGTAAGGATTACCACATCGTACAAAACCGTGAAGCCTTTAATTTCTTTGATGTTATTGTAGGTGGTGGCGAGGGTATTCTGTATGAAACCGCAGGAGCGTTAGGCAACGGAGAGCGCATATTTATTACAGCCAAATTACCCGACTATATCCGTGTGGGCAATGGCGATGATGTTACAGAAAAGTACATTTTCCTAACTACTTCACACGATGGTAGCGGAAGTATCACAGCTGCATTTACACCTGTCAGAATTGTTTGCCAAAATACGCTGAATGCTTCACTACGCAGTATGACCAATGTAGTTCGTATCAAACATACTTCGGGAGCGAAACAGCGTATTGAGAACGCTCATAAAATTATGGGACTGGCGAACACTTTGAGCAACCAATTAGAGGATATTTTTAATGAATGGGCAAGCGTAAAAGTAACAGACCAAGAAGTGAAAAAGCTAATCCAATTGGCACTTTGCCCGAATAAAGAAACGCTTGACTTAATTAAAAAAGGTGCAGAAGATGAAATTTCAACCTTGTTTAAAAACACCGTTGATGATGCTTTTTCTTATGCGATGATAAGCGAAACGCAACAAATGGACACCACAAAAGGCACATTATTCGGAGCGTACAATGCCGTTACAGGCTACTATCAGAATGTACGAAATTACAAAAACGATGAAGCCAAGTTGCAGAGTATTGTATTGGGTGGTACTGCCCAACTCAAATCACAGAAAGCATTTGAATTATGTACAGCCTTTGCAACAGACGGTGCGGAAGTCTTAAACCTTAATTAA
- a CDS encoding single-stranded DNA-binding protein, whose protein sequence is MNITGRLTRDAEVRTTSQQKQVVNFSVATNDSYRNKQGERIEQTTYFDCSYWITPNVVKILTKGTLVELSGRVTARAWTGNDGEARAGLNFHTSQIKMHGGSRKAETIPATAQAEKNKVTAQETDDDLPF, encoded by the coding sequence ATGAACATTACAGGAAGATTGACGAGAGATGCGGAGGTACGCACAACGTCTCAGCAAAAACAAGTAGTAAACTTTTCAGTAGCGACAAATGACAGCTACCGTAACAAGCAGGGCGAACGCATAGAGCAAACGACATATTTCGATTGCTCCTATTGGATAACGCCCAACGTTGTCAAAATCCTAACTAAAGGCACATTGGTAGAATTATCGGGAAGGGTAACTGCAAGAGCGTGGACAGGCAATGACGGAGAAGCAAGAGCAGGTCTTAATTTCCATACCTCACAAATCAAAATGCACGGAGGTAGCAGGAAAGCGGAAACAATACCGGCAACTGCACAAGCCGAAAAAAATAAGGTTACAGCACAGGAAACAGATGACGACCTCCCATTTTAA